Below is a window of Streptomyces sp. NBC_01429 DNA.
CATGATCTTTTCAAGGACGTGCTGGAAGCGGTCGGCCAGGAGCTGACCGAAGTCCGGATCACGGACCTGCGTGAAGGGGTCTTCTACGCGGAGCTGGTCTTCGCGAGCGGGGTCGAGGTGAGCGCCAGGCCGTCGGATGCCATAGCGCTGGCACTGCGCACGGGCACACCGATCTACGGCAGTGACGGGGTTCTGGACGATGCCGGCATCGCCATCCCGGACGAGCAGGAGGACGAGGTGGAGAAGTTCCGCGAGTTCCTCGACCAGATCTCTCCGGAGGACTTCGGGACCAACAGTCAGTGACCGGCCGGAGCGCCGCACCGGTCCCCCTCCGGACATTCGGTCAGCCTTTCCCCGGAACGGGACACGGGAAACCACTCTCAGGGTGATTATCACTCGGCGTGGCGAGTGTGGCGATCGTTGACGCACCCCGGGTGACTGCCTACCTTCGACAGGGCAGGTCAAGGACGGAGGGTCGGCGTGAGAAGCAGCGGCGACGGTACGGCGGCGGGCGGTCCGTATCCGCTTCACAACAGCGCGCCCGACCCCGGTGCGGAGGCGGTCGGATACCGGGGTCCGACCGCGTGCGCGGCGGCGGGCATCACGTACCGCCAGTTGGACTACTGGGCGCGTACGGGGCTGGTCGAGCCCAGTGTGCGCCCGGCGTACGGATCGGGCACCCAGCGGCTCTACAGCTTCCGCGACGTGGTCGTCCTCAAGATCGTGAAGCGGTTCCTGGACACCGGGGTGGCGTTGCAGAACATCCGCGCCGCCGTCCAGCACCTGCGGGCCAGGGGCTTCCAGGACCTGGACCGGATGACGCTCATGAGCGACGGCGCCACGGTCCACGAGTGCTCCTCGCCCGATGAGGTCGTGAGCCTGCTCCAGGGCGGTCAGGGCGTCTTCGGGATCGCGGTCGGCGTGGTGTGGCGGGACGTCGAGGCCGCGCTGTCACAGCTGCACGGGGAGCGGATCGACACCGGCGAGACGCTGATCGGGAACAATCCGGCCGACGAGCTGGCGCGCAGGCGCCGCGACCGGGCGGTCTGACGCCGTTCCCGGCGCCGATGAACGGCCCGTTGTCAGTGGTGTGAGGCAGCATCGGTGGTGTGAGACCCGCGCCGACGATCCTGCATCTGGACATGGATGCCTTCTTCGCCGCCGCCGAGCAGGCGGCGAAGCCGAGTCTGCGCGGAAAACCGGTGGTGGTGGGCGGTCTCGGCCCGCGCGGGGTGGTCTCGACCGCGTCGTACGAGGCGAGACGGTTCGGGGTGCACTCGGCGATGCCGATGGCCCAGGCCAGACGCCTCGCGCCGAACGCCGCGTATCTCGTGCCGCGCTTCGCGCTCTACCGCGAGGTCAGCGAGCGGGTCATGGCGCTGCTGGGGGCGCTCTCGCCGCTGGTGGAGCCGCTGAGCCTGGACGAGGCTTTCGTGGACCTGGAGGCGGGCGGGTCGGCCCACGACACCGCCTCGGCGCTGGCGGCCGGTGAGCGGCTGCGCAGGGACATCAGGGCGGCCACCGGGCTCGCGGGCTCGGTCGGGCTCGCCGGTTCCAAGATGCTGGCGAAGATCGGCTCGGAGCAGGCCAAGCCCGACGGTCTGGTCCTCATAGAGCCGGGCACGGAGCGCGCGCTGCTGGGTCCCATGTCCGTACGGATCCTGCCGGGGGTGGGCCCCGCGACCGGGGAACATCTGCGCCGGGCCGGGATGACGACCGTCGCCCATCTGGCGGAGGCGGGCGAGGACGAACTCGTACGGCTGCTGGGCAAGGCCCACGGCGCCTCGCTCTCCCGGATGGCCCGGGGGTACGACGACCGGCCCGTGGTCTCCGAGCGCGAGACCAAGTCGGTGTCGGTGGAGGACACCTTCGACATCGACCTGCACGACCGGGTACGGGTGCGCGCCGAGGTCGACCGGCTCGCCGAGCGGTGTGTGGGGCGGCTGCGGGCGGCCGGGCACTCGGGCCGCACCGTCGTGCTGAAGGTCCGGCGCTACGACTTCTCCACGCTGACCCGTTCGGAGACGCTGCGCGGGCCCACGGACGATCCCGGGGTGGTGCGCGAGGCCGCCGGGCGGCTGCTGGAGGCGGTGGACACCACGGGCGGGGTGCGGCTGCTGGGGGTGGGCGTGACGGGGCTCGCCGACTACACGCAGGAGGACCTGTTCGCCCAGGCGGCGGCCGACCGGGACCGGGCGGACCGGGCGACCCGCGCGGACGGCGCTCCGGACGGGGCTCCGGACGACGGCGGCTCCGGGACGGCGGTGGCGGCCCCCGGGGACGACGGCGTGCCGCGGCCGGCGTCCGAGGCCGCGAGCGGGCCGCGGGAGGGGGCGGCGGAGGGGGCGGCGGAGCTTGCCGAGCGGCGCTTCCCGGCCGGACACGATGTGCGCCATGCCGCGTTCGGGCCCGGCTGGGTGCAGGGCAGCGGGCTGCGGAGAGTGACCGTACGGTTCGAGGTGCCGGGGTCAGCGCCCGGCTGGGTGCGGACGTTCTGGATCGACGACCCCGAGCTGGTGCTCTCCGAGCCGCTGCCGCTCGTGCCGGAGGGGACCCCGGCGCCGGACGGGCCGCCGGGGCGGGAGGGCCCTGCGGCGGCGGGCGGCGGTCCGGGTCAGTCCTCCTGTCCGGCGAGCCGCCCGAAGTCGCGCTCGGAGTCCCGGTCGGAGAGGGACGCGGGCCGCTCCGGCGGATTCGGTTCGGGGAGAGCGAGGCCGTAGTGGTGGTAGAGCTGGAGTTCCTGTTCGGGGGAGAGATGACGGCCCACGCCGAAGTCGGGCGCGTCCTTGATCAGGGCGCGCTCGAACGGGACCCGCAGCCCGTTGTCGGACAGGGTGCTGGGGCCGAGCGGGACGAACGCGTCCCGGCTGAACAGACCGGTGCGCACGGCCGCCCACTCCGGCACGCCGGTCGCGTCGTCCAGATACACCTCGTCGACCGTGCCGAGCTTGTTGCCGTCCCGGTCGAATGCCTTGCGCCCTATCAGGCTGCGCGGATCGATATCGGTCTCCACGGTCCCTCCAACTGGTCACAACTGCTCGTAAGGACTACAAAAGTGCAGATCCTGGGCGGCGGCCACTCGAAAGCCGTCCCAAGAGGCCCGCTGGTAGGCTGGCGAACGGCTGCTGACCCCGTGCGGGAGAGTCCTCCGGTGACACCACCGGAGGCGCCGAAGGAGCAAATCCTCCCCGGAATCTCTCAGGCCCCCGTACCGCGCGGACGAGGTCACTCTGGAAAGCAGAGCGGTGTCGGACGGCACCCGCTCTCACCGACGGTGAAAGCCGGCCCGCCCCGCGGCGGACCGGTGAAGCTCTCAGGTCGAGATGACAGAGGGGGAGGCCGTCCGGGCACCCGCGTCCTGGTGCCCCTCGTAGGTCGTGGCAGACCAGGAGGCCTTCCGCTATGAACGCCCACCGCATTCCGCTCTCCCAGCTGGAGCGAGGCATCCCCTTCGAGCAGCGCCACATAGGTCCCGACGCGGGCGCCCAGGCGAAGATGCTGGCGCAGGTCGGCTACGGCTCGCTCGACGAGCTGACCGACGCGGCCGTGCCCGACGTGATCAGGAGCGCCGAGGCGCTGCGGCTGCCGGAGGCCCGCACGGAGGCCGAGGTGCTGGCCGAGCTGCGCGGCCTCGCCGAGCGCAACCAGGTGCTCGCCCCGATGATCGGCCTCGGCTACTACGGCACGTTCACGCCGCCGGTGATCCTCCGCAATGTCATGGAGAACCCCGCCTGGTACACCGCGTACACGCCGTACCAGCCGGAGATCTCGCAGGGCCGGCTCGAAGCCCTGCTCAACTTCCAGACCATGGTGGCCGAGCTGACCGGGCTGCCCACCTCCGGCGCCTCGCTGCTGGACGAGTCCACGGCAGCGGCGGAGGCCATGGCGCTCTCCCGGCGCGTCGGGAAGGTCAAGGGCGGCGTCTTCCTGGTGGACGCCGACGCGCTGCCGCAGACCATCGCCGTGATCGAGACCCGCGCCGAGCCGACCGGGGTGGAGGTCGTCGTCGCGGATCTGAGCGAGGGCATCTCCGACGAGATCGCGGAGCGCGGTGTCTTCGGCGTGCTCCTCCAGTACCCGGGCGCCTCCGGGGCCGTCCGGGACATCCGCGCCGTCGTCGAGCGGGCGCACGCGCTCGGCGCGGTCGTCACCGTCGCCGCCGACCTGCTCGCGCTGACGCTGCTGACGTCCCCCGGTGAGCTGGGCGCGGACATCGCGGTCGGCACCACCCAGCGCTTCGGGGTGCCGATGGGCTTCGGCGGACCGCACGCCGGGTTCATGGCCGTACGGGAGAAGTTCGCGCGCAGCCTGCCGGGCCGGCTCGTCGGGGTCTCCGTGGACGCCGACGGCAACAAGGCCTACCGGCTGGCGCTCCAGACCCGCGAGCAGCACATCCGCCGCGAGAAGGCCACCAGCAATATCTGCACCGCGCAGGTGCTGCTCGCCGTCATGGCCGGAATGTACGCGGTCTACCACGGCCCCGAGGGGCTGCGCTCCATCGCGCAGCGCACCCACCGCTACGCGGCGCTGCTGGCCGCGGGCCTGCGCGCGGGCGGGGTCCGCATCGCGCACGGGGAGTACTTCGACACGCTGACCGCCGTCGTGCCCGGCCGGGCCGCCGAGGTGGTGACCGCGGCCCGGGAGGGCGGGGTCAACCTCCGCCAGGTCGACGCCGACCGCGTTCTGGTGGCCTGCGACGAGACCACGGGCCGCGCCCAGCTCGGCGCCGTCTGGACCGCCTTCGGCGTCGACGCCGACATCGAGGCGCTGGACGGCGGCACGGACGACGCCCTGCCGGGGACGCTGCTGCGCGGCGACGACTACCTGACGCACCCCGTCTTCCACCAGTACCGCTCGGAGACGGCGATGCTGCGCTATCTGCGCCGGCTCGCCGACCGCGACTACGCGCTGGACCGCGGGATGATCCCGCTCGGCTCCTGCACGATGAAGCTGAACGCGACGACCGAGATGGAGCCGGTGACCTGGCCCGAGTTCGGCGCGCTGCACCCCTTCGCCCCGGCCGAGCAGGCGCAGGGCTATCTGACGCTCATCCGGGAGCTGGAGGAGCGTCTCGCCGAGGTCACCGGCTACGACGCGGTCTCCCTCCAGCCCAACGCGGGTTCGCAGGGCGAGCTGGCCGGTCTGCTGGCCGTGCGCGCGTACCACCGGGCCAACGGCGACACCGGGCGTACGGTCTGCCTCATCCCGTCCTCCGCGCACGGGACGAACGCGGCGAGCGCGGTGATGGCCGGTATGAAGGTCGTCGTCGTCAAGACCCGCGAGGACGGCGACGTCGACGTCGAGGACCTGCGCGCCAAGATCGAGCGGTACGGCCCCGAGCTGGCCGTCCTGATGGTCACCTACCCGTCCACGCACGGGGTGTTCGAGGAGCACATCGGCGACATCTGCGCGGCCGTGCACGACGCGGGCGGCCAGGTGTACGTGGACGGGGCGAACCTGAACGCGCTGGTGGGGCTGGCCAAGCCGGGGAAGTTCGGCTCGGACGTGTCGCATCTGAACCTGCACAAGACGTTCTGCATCCCGCACGGCGGCGGCGGCCCCGGCGTCGGTCCGGTCGGCGTACGGGCCCACCTCGCCCCGTACCTGCCCAACCACCCGCTCCAGCCGGCGGCCGGCCCCGCGACGGGCGTGGGGCCGATCTCGGCGGCGCCGTGGGGCTCGGCGGGCATCCTGCCGATCTCCTGGGCGTACGTACGGCTGATGGGCGGCGAGGGCCTCAAGCGCGCGACGCAGGTCGCCGTGCTCGCCGCCAACTACATCGCCAAGCGCCTGGAGCCGCACTACCCCGTGCTCTACACGGGGCCGAACGGGCTGGTCGCCCACGAGTGCATCGTGGATCTGCGGCCGCTGTCCAAGGCCACCGGCGTCAGCGTCGACGACATCGCCAAGCGGCTGATCGACTACGGGTTCCACGCGCCGACGATGTCGTTCCCGGTGGCGGGCACGCTGATGATCGAGCCCACGGAGAGCGAGGACCTCAACGAGATCGACCGCTTCTGCGAGGCGATGATCGCGATTCGTACGGAGATCGAGAGGGTCGCCTCGGGTGAGTGGCCCGCCGACGACAACCCGCTGAGCAACGCCCCGCACACGGCGGCGGCACTGGGCGGCGATTGGGACCACGCGTACAGCCGGAGCGAGGCCGTCTTCCCGGCCGGGGTCAGCGCCGCGGACAAGTACTGGCCGCCGGTCCGCCGGATCGACGGCGCCTTCGGCGACCGCAACCTGGTCTGCTCCTGCCCGCCCCTGGAGGAGTACGACCACTGAGCGGCCGGGCTACGAG
It encodes the following:
- a CDS encoding bifunctional nuclease family protein — its product is MNELDVVGVRVEMPSNQPIVLLREVGGDRYLPIWIGPGEATAIAFAQQGMAPARPLTHDLFKDVLEAVGQELTEVRITDLREGVFYAELVFASGVEVSARPSDAIALALRTGTPIYGSDGVLDDAGIAIPDEQEDEVEKFREFLDQISPEDFGTNSQ
- a CDS encoding MerR family transcriptional regulator, translating into MRSSGDGTAAGGPYPLHNSAPDPGAEAVGYRGPTACAAAGITYRQLDYWARTGLVEPSVRPAYGSGTQRLYSFRDVVVLKIVKRFLDTGVALQNIRAAVQHLRARGFQDLDRMTLMSDGATVHECSSPDEVVSLLQGGQGVFGIAVGVVWRDVEAALSQLHGERIDTGETLIGNNPADELARRRRDRAV
- a CDS encoding DNA polymerase IV, yielding MRPAPTILHLDMDAFFAAAEQAAKPSLRGKPVVVGGLGPRGVVSTASYEARRFGVHSAMPMAQARRLAPNAAYLVPRFALYREVSERVMALLGALSPLVEPLSLDEAFVDLEAGGSAHDTASALAAGERLRRDIRAATGLAGSVGLAGSKMLAKIGSEQAKPDGLVLIEPGTERALLGPMSVRILPGVGPATGEHLRRAGMTTVAHLAEAGEDELVRLLGKAHGASLSRMARGYDDRPVVSERETKSVSVEDTFDIDLHDRVRVRAEVDRLAERCVGRLRAAGHSGRTVVLKVRRYDFSTLTRSETLRGPTDDPGVVREAAGRLLEAVDTTGGVRLLGVGVTGLADYTQEDLFAQAAADRDRADRATRADGAPDGAPDDGGSGTAVAAPGDDGVPRPASEAASGPREGAAEGAAELAERRFPAGHDVRHAAFGPGWVQGSGLRRVTVRFEVPGSAPGWVRTFWIDDPELVLSEPLPLVPEGTPAPDGPPGREGPAAAGGGPGQSSCPASRPKSRSESRSERDAGRSGGFGSGRARP
- a CDS encoding PRC-barrel domain-containing protein; amino-acid sequence: METDIDPRSLIGRKAFDRDGNKLGTVDEVYLDDATGVPEWAAVRTGLFSRDAFVPLGPSTLSDNGLRVPFERALIKDAPDFGVGRHLSPEQELQLYHHYGLALPEPNPPERPASLSDRDSERDFGRLAGQED
- the gcvP gene encoding aminomethyl-transferring glycine dehydrogenase, which gives rise to MNAHRIPLSQLERGIPFEQRHIGPDAGAQAKMLAQVGYGSLDELTDAAVPDVIRSAEALRLPEARTEAEVLAELRGLAERNQVLAPMIGLGYYGTFTPPVILRNVMENPAWYTAYTPYQPEISQGRLEALLNFQTMVAELTGLPTSGASLLDESTAAAEAMALSRRVGKVKGGVFLVDADALPQTIAVIETRAEPTGVEVVVADLSEGISDEIAERGVFGVLLQYPGASGAVRDIRAVVERAHALGAVVTVAADLLALTLLTSPGELGADIAVGTTQRFGVPMGFGGPHAGFMAVREKFARSLPGRLVGVSVDADGNKAYRLALQTREQHIRREKATSNICTAQVLLAVMAGMYAVYHGPEGLRSIAQRTHRYAALLAAGLRAGGVRIAHGEYFDTLTAVVPGRAAEVVTAAREGGVNLRQVDADRVLVACDETTGRAQLGAVWTAFGVDADIEALDGGTDDALPGTLLRGDDYLTHPVFHQYRSETAMLRYLRRLADRDYALDRGMIPLGSCTMKLNATTEMEPVTWPEFGALHPFAPAEQAQGYLTLIRELEERLAEVTGYDAVSLQPNAGSQGELAGLLAVRAYHRANGDTGRTVCLIPSSAHGTNAASAVMAGMKVVVVKTREDGDVDVEDLRAKIERYGPELAVLMVTYPSTHGVFEEHIGDICAAVHDAGGQVYVDGANLNALVGLAKPGKFGSDVSHLNLHKTFCIPHGGGGPGVGPVGVRAHLAPYLPNHPLQPAAGPATGVGPISAAPWGSAGILPISWAYVRLMGGEGLKRATQVAVLAANYIAKRLEPHYPVLYTGPNGLVAHECIVDLRPLSKATGVSVDDIAKRLIDYGFHAPTMSFPVAGTLMIEPTESEDLNEIDRFCEAMIAIRTEIERVASGEWPADDNPLSNAPHTAAALGGDWDHAYSRSEAVFPAGVSAADKYWPPVRRIDGAFGDRNLVCSCPPLEEYDH